DNA sequence from the Verrucomicrobiia bacterium genome:
AAGCGCTTCCTGGATGAGCTTTTCGGTCGCCGTATCCACACTGGCGGTGGCCTCGTCCAGGATAAGTATCGGCGCGTTCTTGAGCAATGCACGGGCGATGCTCACGCGCTGCTTTTCTCCCACACTGAGCTTCACGCCCCGTTCGCCAACACGCGACTCGTACCCTTGCGGCAGCCGGCTGATGAATTCATGGCAGTTGGCTGCGCGCGACGCCGCCAGCAGCTCCTCCTCGGTCGCATCCAGCCGCCCAAACAGGATGTTCTCGCGCACCGTGCCGTTGAAGAGGAATGCCTCCTGGCTGACGACACTGATGTGGCTCCGCAACGATTCAAGGCAAATCCCGCGAATATCCTGCCCATCAATCAGGATGTGGCCCGAAGTGACTTCGTAAAAGGCCGGCAAAAGATTGACCAATGTCGATTTGCCCGCGCCGGTAGGCCCAGCCAGCGCGATCATTTCTCCGGGCCGGGCATGCAACGAAATCCCGTGCAGCACTACGCGCTCGGGGTTGTAGCCGAATGCCACGTTTTCATAAACGACCTCGCCGCGAACTGGGTTGCGGAGGGTTTCTCGACCGCCCGGCTCAATCCCGAGCTTTGTCCCAGGCGCCTGCAGGGCAGGGCTGGTTTCTGCTTGGGAAGGAAGCGCGCTGGTTTGGCCCGCCGCTCGTTCCTCGGCTGTATCCAAAATGTCGAACACACGCTCACCGGCCGCGCGCGCCGCCTGGACCATTTGATTCAATCCATGAAGCCGGGCGACAGGTTCATAGAAAAGGGCGAGGTAAAACATGAAGCCGATGAGCTGGCCCAGCGTCAGGTGATCCGCCAGCACCTGCCGGCCCCCAACCCACAGGACCAGGACCAGGCCCAGGGCGCCGGCGTAGCTCATCGCGGGCGAATAGGCTGCCCAGACGCGCATGACCCCGAGACTTCCCTTGCGCAGGTCATCCGCTCGCTGGTCGAACCGCGCATCCTCGTGGTCCTCCCGGTGGAAGGCCTTGATCTGGCGGACCCCTTGGAGATTATCCATTAGCAGCGCGTTCATGGCGCTGGCTGCGAGCCGTTGGGCGCGGTAGCGGCGATGGGCTGTCAGGGTGTACCAGAGCGCGCCTGCGCTCAGCAAGGGCAGCGGAATCAACGCCACCCACGCCAGCGTCGAGTTGGTCGTGAACATGATCGTCGCCACCCCGATGATCGCCAGAACCGCAACCGTTCCCTGTTCCGTCCCGTCAATGAGCACGCGCTCGACGGAGTTAACATCCTCGATGACGCGTGTCATGAGGTCGCCCGAGGCGCGCTGGTCGAAATAGCCAACCGGCAGCCGCTGCAGGCGGGCATACACATCCCGGCGCATATCATAGATGACATTCTGCTCGAATGTGTTGTTGATCCACAGACGAAGGCTGTTGAAAAGGTCCCGCAAGAGAAATGCGCCCAGAAGCCCAAGCATCATCGGCATCAGGAGGTTAATGCGCTTGTGGCCGATGACATCATCTATGACAAATTGCGTCAGCTTGGGATAGGCGAGCGCAAAGCCCAATGAAAGGAGCGCGCAACCAATGTTCCCGGCGGCCATCAGTTTGTAAGGACGCAAATAGCGGGCAACACGCCTCAGGACTTCCCAAGTCGTGCGCGACCTGGCCTGAAACGTTGGGTCTCCATGTGCCATGTGATGCATCCCCTTATTTATTGGCCAAAAAAGGCTTTGGGACAAGCCGGGCGATGAAGGGAATTCCCAGTACGACGAGTTTAGGGGTGCGCTCGCGGCGCCTGGCTCCCCAAAGCCGCCACCAAATCTTCCACGACCCAATTGCGGCTTGTGGCCTGCAGAGCGTCGGCGGTGGCGCCGTGCTGCCATGCCGCATAGCGGATTGTCTGCAACGGGTCCGCCTGCATCGCTGGTTGGGCCAGCAAACCCGCGAGAAACCCCGAAAGCGCATCGCCGCTCCCGCCTTGCGCCAAATGCGGGTTGCCGGAGCAATTCACATAGACCTCGCCGGCGCTGCGGCCAATGAGGGTTTGATGGCCTTTGAGCACCACATACGAGTTGCCGAATCTCTTCGACACATTCCGCAGGGACTGCAACCGATTCGATTGCATTTGGGCCGGCGTGGCTCGCATCAATCGCGCCGCTTCGCCCGGATGCGGAGTGATAACCCGGATGCCGGTTTTGGGGGGGGATTCCATCGGCAGCCAGTCTAGGGCGCTGGCATCCACCACCACCGGCACCGGCGAATCCCGCCAAAGATGGCGCACCTGAGTCTTCAATTGGTCTGGCATCTCAGTGGCCGCCAACCCGGGGCCTACCAGGACCGCATCCCAAAAGTTGGGCAATTTCGACTCCATCCGCCATGGGGACACCATCACGGCCTGCAATTGCGGGGCCACAGAATGATATACCGATTCCATCGTGTAGAGGGTAATCAACCCCGGTTGCGCCCGTTGGGCGCCCCGGGCAGCCAGCACCGCCGCCCCATGGTAGCCCATGCTGCCCGCAATAATGAGGAGATGTCCGTAGCTTCCTTTGTGAGTCGCCGCAGAGCGGGCCGGAGGGAAGGCCTCAAAGTCTCCAGGCAAGGTCCATTGCAGCTCGCCCGAAAGAGGGCAGGGGACCAGGCCGACGTCGGGGGCCACTTCGAGTTGCCCCACGAATGGCCACGCCGATTCCTGCAGCATTCCCACCTTGGGTGCCCCAACCGTCAGCGTCACCGATGCCCGTACCGCTCCTCCATGCGGTTGGCCGGTATTGGCATCCAACCCCGAAGGCACATCCACAGCCAGGACAGGCCGTCGGGCTTCGTTCACCCGCTGGATCAGGGCAATCCATTCAGCCGAGAGCGGGCGGTTTATCCCAATTCCAAAAAGGCCATCAATGACCAGCGCTGGCTTCAAGGAAAGCAGGGCATCCAGCTTTGGCAGGTCGGCGGCAGGCTCCGTCACTTCGAGCACATCCACCCGCCTCTCGCCCAGAAGCTCGCGGGCCCCCCGGGCGTCCTCCCCATTATGGCCTTTGCCGGCGAGGATCAAAACCAAGTCCGCCGGCCGGGTCAGGCTCAGTGCGCGCCGGGCCACACACCGGCCCACGCGGCGAATGACCTCCGCCTCAGTCTGGCCGGCGGCCCAGGTGGCCCTTTCCCAGTCCCGCATTTGCTCGACCGCAATGACAGGCAGCCCCATGAATTAACAATACACGCGATTTCCCTAAGCTTCGCCAGTTCCAAAGCGAGGTGCAGGTCCCGTGACCAAAGATACCGCACCTTCTCAGGCCAGCTTAAAACCCTTCCTGTAATGGCGTGTCACGAACTGGGCGGCTTCAGGCGCGTTTGTGGCGCGCATGTTGGGTCCGTCCCATTCCAGTTGTTTGCCGACTCGCAGCGCCACGCATCCCAGGAGAATAATCTCGGTAAGGTACCCCGCTATTTCGAAATTCGAGTAGGGCGTTGGGCCGCCTTTGCAGGCCTCGATCCACTCGAGGTGCTGCTTGGCATCGGCGTCCGAGGCCAGGTGATTGCGCGGCAGTGTCTCCGGGACCGCTTTGGCCGCCTCATGATTGTTGCCATTCACAAATTCCTTTTCGTCATTGAGCTTGATGAAGAAACGCGCCCCGTAATCGTCGGGCGAAAAGATTTGGCCTTTCTCACCGATGAGCAGGCAACCGCTCGAGGGAACTTTATCCAACATTTCCTTAATGCTGCTGGTCAACTCTGGCGAGGGGCGCAGCGGGGTGCAGGTCTTGTCCTGCGGATTGCCGTCATACCAGAAGAATTCCGTTTCAGGCAGCCCTTCGCGAGGAGGAAACACAAACCGGATTTTGGCCGTCTTGGGGTAAGTGTCCGGATTCAACTCGGAATGATCGACCAACTCAATAAGACGCGGGTAACCCAGTTTGGCCGCGCGGAATGGCATATTCGCCGTGTGGCAGGCCATGTCGCCCATTGCCCCGGTGCCGAAATCGAACCAGCCGCGCCACTTAAACGGATGATATACCCCGTCTTTGAATGGCCGCGCGGGCGCCGGTCCCAGCCACAAGTCCCATTTCAAATTCGGCGGCACGGGGTCTTCCCCCTCTGGCCGGCGTATTCCCTGCGGCCAAATCGGGCGGTTGGTCCAGACATGGATCTGCTTCACATTTCCGATCACTCCCGCATGAACCACTTCCACGGCCCGGCGCAAGCCGTCTTCGGAACTGCCTTGGTTGCCCATTTGCGTCACGACACCATATTCTTTAGCCAGTTTGCGCAAATAGCGCGCCTCATAGACCCGTTGCGTCAAGGGCTTCTGGCAATACACATGTTTGCCCAGTTTAATGGCCGCCGAGGCAACCAGGGCGTGGCAATGGTCGGGTGTCGATACCGTGACGGCGTCGATGTTCTTGTGCTCTTTATCAAGCATCTGCCGCCAGTCGGAATAAAATTTGGCGTTGGGATGGGCCTCCCGCGACCGCGCGGCCATATGCTCATCGGCGTCGCACAAGGCAACAATCTCTTCATGGCTGCAGTGCTGGATGTCGCTGCGGCCCTTGCCGCCCGTGCCCACGCACGCGATGCGCAGTTTGTCCCCTGGGCTGAGCATGCGCGGCTGTGGTTTGGCGTAGCCGCTCAACGTGCTGGCCCCGGCAGCAGCCAAAGCCGAATAATAAAGGAACTGACGACGGGTGAGGGAGGAGGCGCGGATGGAATCGTTTTTCAACATAAGTCTTTTCCTACGCGAAAACCGGCATGTTACAAGATTATTTTTCCCCGGACAGTCGTAAAGGTCGTAAAGAGCCTTGGCGCAAAGAGGATTTGCCAAAAAGCCATCCTCAAGTACACTAGGCGAACTACGGAATTTCATCGGTGGAAAACCTATGCATGTTATGGCCAAACCATGGCGCGGAAACCTTGTCCACACAAAGACCGGCTATTGCAGTGAGCCGCGGCCAGTGGCTCCTGGCACATCTTCACTGCTGGTTCTTATTGTGGTGGTGGCTGCCCTGGTGCTCGCAGGCCCTCCGGTCACATTGGCGCAGGAAAGCGCGCAGCAAGCTCTTTCCACTCCGGCGCCCTCTTTGTGGGCGGGGGAGGTCGGCGAGGGATTCACCCGCGGCGCCCATGAACTCGAGTTGTCATCCGGCGCTGGAGCGGGCATGGCTATCTTCGGCACGCGCCAGTACCACGACTGGGTTTTGGGCGCGGTCGATTATGGATGGGTGCTGACGGATGTGGTCGGCAATGGCCATTGGTATTGCGGTAATTGGGAACTGATGGCCGATGTGTTCGGCGGTTTCCAGTTTCATCCGAATCATGCCTACCTTTTTGGGGCAGCCCCGCTCCTGCGCTACGATTTCGCCACCGGAACGCGGTTGGTCCCTTTCGTCAACATCGGGGCGGGCGTCAGCGGGACAGACATCCGCAACGGCGATTTAAGCACATCATTTGAATTCAATCTCCAATTCGGCGCAGGGGTCCATTGGTTTTTGTGCGATCACGCCGCGCTGACCGCCCAATACCGCATGATGCACCTGTCCAATGCAGGCATGGAATCCCCCAACCTTGGGGTCAACAATAGCACGTTGCTCGTTGGAGTTGCCTGGTGGTTTTAACGTGACAGTTTCGTTTTGTGCGTGTCAACGCGCTCACTGACCAAGAGATTCACTCCGCTGTCGAACTCGCCTTGAGCGAGGACATCGGCGAAGGGGATGTCACGACACTGGCAACCGTTGCCGAGAATACCATTGCGCGCGCCGTGTTGCGCGCGCGTGAGCCTTTGGTATTGGCTGGTCTGCCTCTGGCCGAAGCGGCTTTTCGCCATCTTTCCCCAGCCGTGTTCCTGGAACGCCAGGCACAGGATGCCCAGCGACTCGATGCCGGAGAATCGATTTTGCGTCTCTCCGGGCCGGCCCAACCGCTGTTGAGCGCCGAACGTATCGCCTTGAACTTTGTGCAATGGCTCTCCGGCATTGCGACCTTGACGGCCCAGTTCGTCGAGCAACTCAAAGGAACCTCCGCCCAAATCCTGGATACGCGCAAGACCACTCCGGGCTGGCGCCGCCTCGAGAAGTACGCCGTGGGTTGCGGCGGCGGGCGCAACCATCGATTGGGGCTCTATGATATGGTCTTGATCAAGGACAACCATTTGGCCGCATTGGCGGGTGAGTTGCCCAACCCCATTGCCGCCGCAGTGCAACGCGCGCGGACTTCTTATCCGCAGCTCCAGATCGAGGTGGAAACCGACACCCTCGAACAGGTCGAGCAAGCGCTCGAGGCTGGGGCGCGCCTCATCCTGCTGGATAATATGAACCTGGTCCAACTCCGGCTGGCAGTCCAGAAATGCAGAGGCTGCGCGCAAACCGAGGCCAGCGGGGGAGTCACCCTTGCCAGCGTTCGGGCTATTGCGGAGGCTGGCGTCGATTTCATCTCGATCGGCGCATTGACACATTCGGCCCGGGCTGTGGACATTGGATTGGACTTTGAGTCCGGACCACTGAAAGGTTGAGCCATGTCCCTCGATGCTCAGATTCTTCATGCCCTGCGCCGCGGCGAGCGGGAGGCGGTTTCCGGAACCGAATTGTCGCAGAAACTGCGCGTCAGCCGCGCTGCGGTTTGGGCGCGCATCGAGGCCTTGCGCGGCTTGGGTTATGAAATCGAAGCCAGCCCGCACCAGGGTTACCGGCTCCTGAGCGCTCCCGACCTGTTGCACGCGGACGATTTAACCGCGCGGCTGGGTTCAGTGCGCGTGATCGGGCGCGAGATTTATGTCTTCCAGAAAACGACTTCCACAAACGATGTCGTGGACAAGCTCGCCCGTGATGGTGTCAAGGAAGGCGTCGCCGTCTTCGCCGAGACGCAGACCAAAGGCCGCGGGCGGCTGGGACGAAAATGGATGTCCCCCGCCGGTCAGGGTCTGTGGTTTTCGATTCTGCTCACGCCAGCCTTGCGCCCCCAGGAAGCCACCCGCTTGACAGTGGCCTCCGCCACGGCTCTGAGGCGAGCCATTGTCGCGCAAACCGGGCTCAACCCTCAGGTCAAATGGCCCAACGACATTCTCCTGGGAGGCAAAAAGGTCGCCGGAATCCTTACCGAACTCAACGCGGAAGTCGATCGAGTCAATTACCTAATCCTGGGAATCGGTGTCGATGTTAATGTGGATACGGAGGGTTTCCCCAAGGACCTGAGCAGCCGTGCAACGTCGCTCAAGGCAGAGTTGGGCAGCGCGATAGATCGGGCGGAACTGGCGGTGGCCATCCTGCGAGAGCTGGATAGCGATTACGAGCGCGTTGTTTCGGGAGCCTTCGCCAAGGTGGCCGATGAGTGGGAGGCCTGCTGTAGCACCATAGGCCGGCAGGTCACCATTCGAAGCGGGCAGCGCCAACTGCACGGGCGGGCCGAATCGCTTGGAGAAGATGGCGAGCTGCTGCTGCGCAGCGAGCACGGCCACCTCGAGCGAGTCGTGGGAGGAGACGTGACGCTCGAGGCGTGAAAGCAACCGGCCCCATGCTGTTTCTGCTCGACATTGGCAATACTCATACCCACCTGGGCCTGGCCAACGGCGAGCGGGTGATTAAGCAAGCCACTATATCGACCGCAGACTGGTTTCAAGGGCCTGCCGTTAAAGCCGCAGCCCGATTTGCCGGCGCCACGCAATTTAGCGGGGCGGCCTTGTGCAGCGTTGTGCCGCGGGCCACGCCGCTCGCCGCGCGGATGCTTAAGCGGACGTGGGGCGTTGAAGCATTGGAGCTGACAGAAAAAACCCTGGCCGGCATTGGAATCGATTACCCTCAACCTCACACCATCGGCCCGGACCGCCTTGCCAATGCCGTGGCCGCCCACCACCGCTTCGGGGCCCCCGTGATTGTGGTGGACTTCGGGACGGCGGTTACATTCGATGTGGTGGACCGGGCCGGCAATTACGCCGGGGGCATCATCGCGCCGGGCTTGGCGGCGATGACCGAGTACTTGCATGAAAAAACAGCCCTGCTGCCGCGAATCGAAATCCGCGAGATTGAGCCAGTTATCGGCAAGAGCACCAAGGAAGCAATGCTCATTGGGGCCGTTCACGGCTACCGCGGCCTGGTCCGGGAATTAATCCGGGAACTCAGGCGCGAACTGAAGGCGCCGCGGCTGCCCGTCGTTGCGACAGGCGGTTATGGGTGCCTCATGGCCTCGCGCATGCCGGAAATCAGCGCCGTCGAACCGGAGTTGACGCTCGAGGGCCTCCGCCTGGTCTGGCATTCATCGCACAAAGGTTCGGGCACTGAGAAGTCGGGACCCTTTCCCGCTTGAAACACATAAGCTGAACCCTGAAACTTCGCGGGCATGAATCGCATTGAGGAACGATTCGCCCGGCTCGAAAAGTCAGGGCAAAAGGGATTTATTGTCTATATCGGGGCAGGGGACCCCGACCTCGAATCGACGCGCCAACTGGGGCTGGCGTTTGATCGGCTTGGGGTGGATGTTCTCGAACTGGGTGTCCCCTTCAGCGATCCATTGGCCGATGGATTGGTGAACCAACTGGCGGCCCAGCGCGGGCTGGCATCCGGCACCACGCCTCCAAAGGTCCTGGAACTGGTGGGTCAAATTCGGAAGGAGTCCGCCATCCCCATCGTGCTCTATATCTATTTCAACCTGGTACACCGTCATGGCATCGAGCGGTTTATCCATGATGCCGCCAGAGCGGGTGTGGACGGTATGCTGGTCCTGGATTTGCCGCCGGAAGAGAGCAATAATTATGAGGCTCTGATGCAGCGCCATGGCTTGTCCAACATCTATCTGGTTGCCCCCACAACCCCCGATGAGCGCATCGCTCTCATCGTTAAACGGGGGCGAGGCTTCATTTATTACGTCTCGCGCGAAGGCGTCACCGGAATGCAGGCCAAAGTAGCCGAGAGCATTGCACAAATGACGGCCAAAATCCGCGCGCACACCCATTTACCCATTGCGGTGGGATTTGGCATCTCGACGCCGGACCAGGCGCGCCTGGTGGCGCAGAACGCGCAGGCGGTAGTGGTCGGCAGCGCTATTGTCAACCAGATCGCGCTGCATGGCAGTGCGTTTAATCTGGTCGAGCGCACAGCCGCGTTTGTAAAATCCTTGATGGAAGGGGTCAAGAATTCATGAAAGGCAAGATCAACACAACGGATCGCTTTGCAATTATTATGGCCGGGGGAAAAGGCGAGCGGTTTTGGCCCGTAAGCCGGGAGAAGACACCCAAGCAGCTTTTATCATTGCTGGGAGGGGGTTCCTTCCTTCAGCAGGCCGTCGAGCGGGTGCTGCCCATTATCCCCCTGCGCAACGTGTTCGTGATTACCAACGAGACGCAGGCGCCGGAAGCGCGAAAGCAGTTGCCAAAACTGCCCAAGGAAAATGTGATTGCCGAGCCGGTAGGCCGCGACACCACCGCCGCTGTCACGCTGGGCGCCGCATTAGTGGGCGCGCGCTCGACCACCGGGGTGATGGCCGTTCTGCCTGCCGACCACGTCATTCCGGAGCAGAAGAAATTCCAGCAGGTTCTGTCCGATGCCTTTGATTTGGCCGGCCGAGGCCAGGCCATTGTCACGATAGGCATCCAGCCGACCGAGCCGGCTACCGGTTACGGCTACATCCGGGT
Encoded proteins:
- a CDS encoding ABC transporter ATP-binding protein; this encodes MHHMAHGDPTFQARSRTTWEVLRRVARYLRPYKLMAAGNIGCALLSLGFALAYPKLTQFVIDDVIGHKRINLLMPMMLGLLGAFLLRDLFNSLRLWINNTFEQNVIYDMRRDVYARLQRLPVGYFDQRASGDLMTRVIEDVNSVERVLIDGTEQGTVAVLAIIGVATIMFTTNSTLAWVALIPLPLLSAGALWYTLTAHRRYRAQRLAASAMNALLMDNLQGVRQIKAFHREDHEDARFDQRADDLRKGSLGVMRVWAAYSPAMSYAGALGLVLVLWVGGRQVLADHLTLGQLIGFMFYLALFYEPVARLHGLNQMVQAARAAGERVFDILDTAEERAAGQTSALPSQAETSPALQAPGTKLGIEPGGRETLRNPVRGEVVYENVAFGYNPERVVLHGISLHARPGEMIALAGPTGAGKSTLVNLLPAFYEVTSGHILIDGQDIRGICLESLRSHISVVSQEAFLFNGTVRENILFGRLDATEEELLAASRAANCHEFISRLPQGYESRVGERGVKLSVGEKQRVSIARALLKNAPILILDEATASVDTATEKLIQEALERLLANRTSFVIAHRLSTIRKADQILVMRQGQIIERGTHDELVSGSGLYSKLARIQSTALIEETLEMVEG
- a CDS encoding NAD(P)H-hydrate dehydratase, encoding MGLPVIAVEQMRDWERATWAAGQTEAEVIRRVGRCVARRALSLTRPADLVLILAGKGHNGEDARGARELLGERRVDVLEVTEPAADLPKLDALLSLKPALVIDGLFGIGINRPLSAEWIALIQRVNEARRPVLAVDVPSGLDANTGQPHGGAVRASVTLTVGAPKVGMLQESAWPFVGQLEVAPDVGLVPCPLSGELQWTLPGDFEAFPPARSAATHKGSYGHLLIIAGSMGYHGAAVLAARGAQRAQPGLITLYTMESVYHSVAPQLQAVMVSPWRMESKLPNFWDAVLVGPGLAATEMPDQLKTQVRHLWRDSPVPVVVDASALDWLPMESPPKTGIRVITPHPGEAARLMRATPAQMQSNRLQSLRNVSKRFGNSYVVLKGHQTLIGRSAGEVYVNCSGNPHLAQGGSGDALSGFLAGLLAQPAMQADPLQTIRYAAWQHGATADALQATSRNWVVEDLVAALGSQAPRAHP
- a CDS encoding Gfo/Idh/MocA family oxidoreductase — encoded protein: MLKNDSIRASSLTRRQFLYYSALAAAGASTLSGYAKPQPRMLSPGDKLRIACVGTGGKGRSDIQHCSHEEIVALCDADEHMAARSREAHPNAKFYSDWRQMLDKEHKNIDAVTVSTPDHCHALVASAAIKLGKHVYCQKPLTQRVYEARYLRKLAKEYGVVTQMGNQGSSEDGLRRAVEVVHAGVIGNVKQIHVWTNRPIWPQGIRRPEGEDPVPPNLKWDLWLGPAPARPFKDGVYHPFKWRGWFDFGTGAMGDMACHTANMPFRAAKLGYPRLIELVDHSELNPDTYPKTAKIRFVFPPREGLPETEFFWYDGNPQDKTCTPLRPSPELTSSIKEMLDKVPSSGCLLIGEKGQIFSPDDYGARFFIKLNDEKEFVNGNNHEAAKAVPETLPRNHLASDADAKQHLEWIEACKGGPTPYSNFEIAGYLTEIILLGCVALRVGKQLEWDGPNMRATNAPEAAQFVTRHYRKGFKLA
- a CDS encoding acyloxyacyl hydrolase gives rise to the protein MAKPWRGNLVHTKTGYCSEPRPVAPGTSSLLVLIVVVAALVLAGPPVTLAQESAQQALSTPAPSLWAGEVGEGFTRGAHELELSSGAGAGMAIFGTRQYHDWVLGAVDYGWVLTDVVGNGHWYCGNWELMADVFGGFQFHPNHAYLFGAAPLLRYDFATGTRLVPFVNIGAGVSGTDIRNGDLSTSFEFNLQFGAGVHWFLCDHAALTAQYRMMHLSNAGMESPNLGVNNSTLLVGVAWWF
- the nadC gene encoding carboxylating nicotinate-nucleotide diphosphorylase, with amino-acid sequence MRVNALTDQEIHSAVELALSEDIGEGDVTTLATVAENTIARAVLRAREPLVLAGLPLAEAAFRHLSPAVFLERQAQDAQRLDAGESILRLSGPAQPLLSAERIALNFVQWLSGIATLTAQFVEQLKGTSAQILDTRKTTPGWRRLEKYAVGCGGGRNHRLGLYDMVLIKDNHLAALAGELPNPIAAAVQRARTSYPQLQIEVETDTLEQVEQALEAGARLILLDNMNLVQLRLAVQKCRGCAQTEASGGVTLASVRAIAEAGVDFISIGALTHSARAVDIGLDFESGPLKG
- a CDS encoding biotin--[acetyl-CoA-carboxylase] ligase, which gives rise to MSLDAQILHALRRGEREAVSGTELSQKLRVSRAAVWARIEALRGLGYEIEASPHQGYRLLSAPDLLHADDLTARLGSVRVIGREIYVFQKTTSTNDVVDKLARDGVKEGVAVFAETQTKGRGRLGRKWMSPAGQGLWFSILLTPALRPQEATRLTVASATALRRAIVAQTGLNPQVKWPNDILLGGKKVAGILTELNAEVDRVNYLILGIGVDVNVDTEGFPKDLSSRATSLKAELGSAIDRAELAVAILRELDSDYERVVSGAFAKVADEWEACCSTIGRQVTIRSGQRQLHGRAESLGEDGELLLRSEHGHLERVVGGDVTLEA
- a CDS encoding type III pantothenate kinase; amino-acid sequence: MKATGPMLFLLDIGNTHTHLGLANGERVIKQATISTADWFQGPAVKAAARFAGATQFSGAALCSVVPRATPLAARMLKRTWGVEALELTEKTLAGIGIDYPQPHTIGPDRLANAVAAHHRFGAPVIVVDFGTAVTFDVVDRAGNYAGGIIAPGLAAMTEYLHEKTALLPRIEIREIEPVIGKSTKEAMLIGAVHGYRGLVRELIRELRRELKAPRLPVVATGGYGCLMASRMPEISAVEPELTLEGLRLVWHSSHKGSGTEKSGPFPA
- the trpA gene encoding tryptophan synthase subunit alpha, with the translated sequence MNRIEERFARLEKSGQKGFIVYIGAGDPDLESTRQLGLAFDRLGVDVLELGVPFSDPLADGLVNQLAAQRGLASGTTPPKVLELVGQIRKESAIPIVLYIYFNLVHRHGIERFIHDAARAGVDGMLVLDLPPEESNNYEALMQRHGLSNIYLVAPTTPDERIALIVKRGRGFIYYVSREGVTGMQAKVAESIAQMTAKIRAHTHLPIAVGFGISTPDQARLVAQNAQAVVVGSAIVNQIALHGSAFNLVERTAAFVKSLMEGVKNS